Proteins encoded within one genomic window of Candidatus Syntrophocurvum alkaliphilum:
- a CDS encoding ABC transporter substrate binding protein gives MRKLIIMSILILCCFITTNVIYATQANDYDDNKDSIKGTWRIGYCESEHFTMYTDTLVHIIYGLEEMGWVNNLDGFEQVVETGDSKTIWNWLSSNDISPYIEFVDDAYYNLWETDEIEIVNRIKKQDDIDIMITMGALAGVKLTEFEHNTNIFVFAASNAVLSGIIESADDSGKDNVWAHMDEDRFERQLRAFYDIVEFERLGIVYEDSEIARVFSAINEIETLAKEKGFEIVEYHVDEPNRPEEFPRYYQEVAEAYNKLSEQVDAVFVTVSLLESEKLPELFQPFYDNKIPIFSQLGNIEVKHGALMTVSVMDEVNVGRFGAYNIIQCLKGAKPRELEQTFQSSPQIALNVEVANILDFKLPFELVIVVDEAYQTIGGE, from the coding sequence TTGAGAAAGCTTATAATAATGAGCATATTAATATTATGTTGTTTTATAACTACTAATGTTATTTATGCTACACAGGCTAATGATTATGATGATAACAAAGACTCTATAAAAGGAACATGGCGAATAGGCTATTGTGAAAGTGAACATTTTACTATGTATACTGATACATTAGTTCATATTATATATGGACTTGAAGAGATGGGCTGGGTTAATAATCTAGATGGTTTCGAACAAGTAGTAGAAACAGGTGATAGTAAAACCATTTGGAATTGGCTTTCATCTAATGATATTAGTCCCTATATTGAGTTTGTTGATGATGCTTATTATAACCTTTGGGAAACAGATGAAATAGAAATAGTAAATAGAATAAAAAAACAAGATGATATAGATATAATGATAACAATGGGAGCATTAGCAGGGGTTAAATTAACTGAATTTGAACATAATACTAACATTTTTGTCTTTGCTGCTTCTAATGCTGTATTATCAGGAATAATTGAATCAGCAGATGACTCGGGTAAAGATAATGTATGGGCACATATGGATGAAGATCGTTTTGAACGTCAGCTTAGAGCTTTTTATGATATCGTAGAATTCGAAAGACTTGGAATAGTATATGAAGACTCTGAAATTGCTAGAGTTTTTTCAGCTATAAATGAAATAGAAACCCTTGCTAAAGAAAAGGGTTTTGAAATAGTAGAATATCATGTTGATGAGCCTAATAGACCAGAGGAGTTTCCTAGGTATTATCAAGAAGTAGCAGAAGCCTATAATAAATTATCAGAGCAAGTTGATGCAGTATTTGTAACTGTATCACTATTAGAAAGTGAAAAGCTTCCAGAGTTATTTCAGCCATTTTATGATAATAAAATTCCTATTTTTTCTCAATTAGGTAATATAGAAGTAAAACATGGAGCCTTAATGACTGTTTCAGTAATGGATGAAGTAAATGTTGGAAGATTTGGAGCCTATAATATAATTCAGTGTTTAAAAGGAGCAAAACCACGTGAACTTGAACAAACATTTCAAAGTAGTCCCCAAATTGCTCTAAATGTAGAAGTAGCTAATATTTTAGATTTTAAATTACCATTTGAATTAGTAATAGTAGTTGATGAAGCATATCAAACTATAGGAGGAGAGTAA
- a CDS encoding radical SAM/SPASM domain-containing protein — protein MLVKASQYNFSWSMNEEKKLLIYNSFSTRMIVIDNKHSDLLDKGSFDINELADGKKFVAKSLLKKGFLIHHSIDELKVLQFSSQKYKHDTSRLSLTIAPTLSCNFRCIYCDQEERNRPAMSKEVEDAILKYIEDKVKKLDEISITWYGGEPLLEPDILINLSQKITALAKGHGCECVFKIVTNGYLLEPELVAKLKELNIQVIQITLDGPPSIHNKRRKLFGSDDDTFNKILLNIKNLIKNDIKFTIRVNIDQTNVEGIEELLDILANNGIPKNSVNFAQVYTYTDACKSAAHTMMSTNEYAKIEPLLYEMMVEKGLMEDFTHLLPKRKSNYCGADHIQSYVIDPEGDMYKCWSDFGDKNIRIGNIVTQKSTKEEKMKHVRWIMWSPFDSEKCIRCKMLPICMGGCPDLGMREGKPHCLATQYQLEKIIKKNYHQAEKISGFWTM, from the coding sequence ATGCTAGTAAAAGCTTCACAATATAATTTTTCTTGGTCTATGAATGAAGAAAAAAAATTACTAATTTATAATAGTTTTTCTACACGTATGATAGTTATTGATAATAAACATAGTGACCTATTAGATAAAGGTAGCTTTGATATTAATGAATTAGCTGATGGAAAAAAGTTTGTTGCAAAAAGCTTACTAAAAAAAGGATTCTTAATCCATCATTCAATAGATGAGTTGAAAGTTTTACAATTCTCTAGTCAAAAGTATAAACATGATACTTCAAGACTATCATTGACAATTGCACCGACACTTTCCTGTAACTTTCGTTGTATATACTGTGATCAGGAGGAAAGAAATCGTCCGGCAATGTCTAAAGAAGTTGAAGATGCAATCTTAAAATATATAGAAGACAAAGTTAAAAAGCTAGATGAAATAAGTATTACATGGTACGGTGGAGAACCTCTTTTAGAACCCGATATATTGATTAATTTATCACAAAAAATAACTGCCCTAGCAAAGGGGCATGGTTGTGAGTGTGTATTTAAGATTGTAACTAATGGTTATCTTTTAGAACCCGAATTAGTAGCTAAGCTAAAAGAATTAAACATACAAGTAATACAAATTACACTTGATGGACCACCATCTATACACAATAAAAGAAGAAAACTTTTTGGATCAGATGATGATACCTTTAATAAAATTTTATTAAATATAAAAAACCTAATTAAAAATGATATAAAGTTTACAATTCGTGTGAACATTGATCAAACAAATGTTGAGGGTATAGAAGAATTATTAGACATATTAGCAAACAATGGCATACCTAAAAATTCAGTTAACTTTGCACAAGTATATACATATACAGATGCTTGCAAATCAGCTGCACACACAATGATGAGTACAAATGAATACGCTAAAATTGAACCTTTGCTATATGAGATGATGGTTGAAAAAGGCTTGATGGAAGATTTTACCCATTTGTTACCTAAAAGAAAAAGTAATTACTGTGGTGCTGACCATATTCAATCATATGTTATAGACCCAGAAGGAGATATGTATAAATGCTGGAGTGATTTTGGAGACAAAAACATTAGAATAGGTAATATTGTTACACAAAAAAGTACTAAGGAAGAAAAAATGAAACATGTAAGGTGGATTATGTGGTCGCCCTTTGATAGTGAAAAATGCATTCGCTGCAAGATGCTTCCCATATGCATGGGGGGCTGCCCCGATTTAGGCATGAGGGAAGGAAAACCTCATTGTCTCGCTACACAGTATCAGCTTGAAAAAATTATCAAAAAAAACTACCACCAAGCTGAAAAAATATCTGGATTTTGGACTATGTAA
- a CDS encoding radical SAM protein, producing the protein MWRAEPNGLFAYLVQEGKRIFLGSSSLQELTAWLETSRPSPLIDKLYEDGFIQNPTSKLEISELKSILNEVNQVKSPLRSRTAPELINLELTTRCPLRCPQCYCDLYKGKDLNPDIAEKVIYEAARLKVPYLNLSGGETLVYPHLDRLLKLINELGLSSAIAISGWGFDEKRLKELKDAGVKEIYVSLNGSVEEVNSLSRDGYSQAIAALELLQKDGEIITFINWVARNDNIADFPNLVKLAKTFNVDGIAILESKPDANMQAQAPLNNNQLLDLAEHIKSHQRKEKSPLIIVESCFSPLRAILGKTFFMNKNIGISKGCAAGRAGVALDVDGNWIPCRHLLKPESYPSLHEYWWKSTVLNQLRQHEENKDSKCLTCQFEQNCLPCRVLGDNYSCAFNHNGDGSALIEQGDVN; encoded by the coding sequence ATGTGGCGGGCAGAACCTAACGGACTATTTGCTTATCTTGTGCAAGAAGGTAAAAGGATTTTTCTTGGGTCTTCTAGTCTACAGGAGTTGACTGCCTGGTTGGAAACTAGCCGCCCCAGTCCTTTAATAGATAAGTTGTATGAAGACGGTTTTATTCAAAATCCTACCTCAAAATTGGAAATAAGCGAACTAAAAAGCATACTAAATGAAGTTAATCAAGTTAAATCACCACTGCGGTCTAGAACTGCTCCAGAATTAATTAATCTAGAACTGACTACTCGTTGTCCTCTACGATGTCCTCAATGCTATTGCGATCTTTACAAAGGAAAAGATTTGAATCCTGATATTGCAGAAAAAGTTATTTATGAAGCTGCTAGACTAAAAGTACCATACTTAAATCTCAGTGGTGGCGAAACACTTGTATATCCTCATTTAGATAGGCTATTAAAGCTCATAAATGAACTTGGACTCAGTTCTGCTATTGCCATTAGTGGTTGGGGATTTGATGAAAAGCGACTTAAAGAACTAAAAGATGCTGGAGTCAAAGAAATATATGTATCCCTAAATGGTTCTGTGGAAGAAGTAAATAGTCTTTCTAGAGATGGTTACTCACAAGCTATAGCAGCACTTGAGTTATTACAAAAAGATGGTGAAATAATTACTTTTATAAATTGGGTAGCTCGCAATGATAATATTGCAGACTTTCCAAATCTGGTGAAACTAGCAAAAACATTTAATGTAGATGGCATTGCTATTCTTGAATCAAAACCAGATGCGAATATGCAGGCTCAAGCACCACTTAATAATAATCAATTATTAGATTTAGCAGAACACATTAAAAGTCATCAAAGAAAAGAAAAATCACCTCTAATTATAGTTGAGTCTTGCTTTTCTCCTTTACGAGCTATATTGGGTAAAACTTTTTTTATGAATAAAAACATTGGTATTAGTAAAGGATGTGCTGCTGGGCGTGCAGGAGTTGCACTGGATGTAGATGGAAACTGGATTCCTTGCCGTCACTTGCTGAAGCCGGAATCGTATCCAAGTCTACATGAATACTGGTGGAAATCTACAGTTTTAAATCAATTGCGACAGCATGAAGAAAATAAAGACAGTAAATGCTTAACTTGCCAGTTCGAACAAAACTGCCTACCCTGTCGAGTGCTTGGGGATAACTATTCATGTGCTTTTAACCACAATGGTGATGGTAGTGCACTTATTGAACAAGGAGATGTTAATTAA